In Anaerostipes hadrus ATCC 29173 = JCM 17467, a single genomic region encodes these proteins:
- a CDS encoding helix-turn-helix domain-containing protein, whose product MYQIDYTNVGKRMKTLRKQAGYTQEQIADALDVTVAFISNIENDRVKMNLRVLSYYAKLLNVSIDYLLRPESDENGEKDDVLNKEILRLLEKFSTDDKEKFVKVLRILCK is encoded by the coding sequence ATGTATCAAATTGACTATACCAATGTTGGTAAAAGAATGAAAACTCTGCGTAAGCAGGCAGGGTACACTCAAGAACAGATCGCTGATGCACTCGATGTAACAGTTGCATTCATCAGCAACATTGAAAATGACCGCGTAAAGATGAACCTTCGTGTACTATCTTATTACGCAAAACTTCTGAATGTATCTATTGATTATCTTCTTCGTCCAGAATCAGATGAGAATGGTGAAAAAGATGATGTACTGAACAAAGAAATTCTTCGTCTATTGGAAAAATTCTCTACCGACGACAAAGAAAAATTTGTTAAAGTTCTTCGCATTTTATGCAAATAG
- the recO gene encoding DNA repair protein RecO, with translation MSQEIKVTGMVLQAGNIGEYDKRIVLLTKERGRISAFARGAKKATSQYAAACQPFTFGEFSLYEGKNSFNLMWAGVENYFDTLKKDLDLIYYASYFCELASYLTRENNDELEILKLLYQTLRALEKKTIDIELVRCIYEIKILALYGIGIEASRCVKCGSREDLIWFDARESGVVCNKCEHGKVKVSPATLYTLQYILYSSIEKLYTFKVSADVLWELKKIIREYMRYHVNHEFKSLLFL, from the coding sequence ATGTCACAAGAGATCAAAGTGACGGGAATGGTCTTACAGGCTGGCAATATTGGGGAGTATGATAAGCGGATCGTACTTCTTACAAAAGAACGTGGAAGGATCTCGGCATTTGCAAGAGGTGCTAAAAAAGCAACCAGCCAGTATGCGGCAGCCTGTCAGCCATTTACGTTTGGAGAGTTTTCTTTATATGAGGGAAAAAATTCTTTTAATCTGATGTGGGCAGGGGTTGAGAATTATTTTGATACTCTGAAAAAAGACCTGGATCTCATTTATTATGCGAGTTATTTTTGTGAACTTGCATCCTACCTGACAAGAGAGAATAACGATGAGTTAGAGATCTTAAAATTACTCTATCAGACACTGCGTGCATTAGAAAAAAAGACGATTGATATTGAATTGGTCCGCTGTATTTATGAGATTAAGATCCTTGCATTATATGGAATCGGAATCGAAGCATCCAGATGTGTAAAATGTGGGAGCAGGGAAGATCTGATCTGGTTTGATGCAAGAGAAAGCGGAGTGGTATGTAACAAATGTGAACATGGGAAAGTGAAAGTAAGTCCTGCAACATTATATACACTTCAGTACATTCTTTACAGTTCGATCGAGAAGCTTTATACCTTTAAAGTCAGTGCGGATGTTTTATGGGAATTAAAAAAGATCATTCGCGAATATATGCGTTATCATGTGAATCATGAATTTAAATCTTTGTTATTTTTATAA
- the era gene encoding GTPase Era, which produces MANEFKSGFVTFIGRPNVGKSTLMNRLIGQKIAITSSKPQTTRNRIQTVYTDERGQIIFLDTPGINKAKNKLGNYMLQVAERTLNEVDVVLWLVEPSTFIGGGEKYIIEQLSKIKTPIILVINKIDTVEEKDILEAIDTYKDVCEFAEIIPVSALKGKNTDDVIDSIYKYLDEGPMYFDEDTITDQPERQICAELIREKALRLLSQEIPHGIAVVIDAMKVRRHGHIVDIDATIVCERDSHKGIIIGKQGSMLKKIGTQARIEMENLLDMKVNLQLWVKVKKDWRDSDMLLKNYGYDKKEV; this is translated from the coding sequence ATGGCAAATGAATTTAAATCTGGTTTTGTAACATTTATCGGACGACCAAACGTTGGAAAGTCAACATTAATGAACCGTCTGATCGGGCAGAAGATCGCGATCACATCAAGCAAACCGCAGACAACGAGAAATCGTATCCAGACGGTGTACACTGATGAAAGAGGGCAGATCATCTTCCTTGATACACCAGGGATCAACAAGGCGAAAAATAAACTTGGAAACTATATGTTGCAGGTTGCAGAACGCACATTAAATGAAGTCGATGTCGTACTTTGGTTAGTAGAACCAAGTACGTTCATCGGTGGTGGTGAAAAATATATCATTGAACAGTTATCTAAGATCAAAACACCGATCATTTTAGTCATCAACAAGATTGATACAGTAGAAGAAAAAGACATCTTAGAAGCAATCGATACATACAAAGATGTATGTGAATTTGCAGAGATCATCCCGGTATCTGCATTGAAAGGCAAGAATACGGATGATGTCATCGACAGTATTTACAAATATTTAGATGAAGGTCCAATGTACTTTGATGAAGATACGATCACAGATCAGCCAGAGAGACAGATCTGTGCGGAATTGATCCGTGAGAAAGCTCTTCGTCTGTTAAGTCAGGAGATCCCGCATGGGATCGCTGTTGTCATTGATGCGATGAAAGTCAGACGTCATGGACATATCGTGGATATCGATGCAACGATCGTATGCGAGAGAGATTCTCATAAAGGGATCATTATCGGAAAGCAGGGATCTATGCTTAAGAAGATCGGTACACAGGCAAGGATCGAGATGGAAAATCTTCTGGATATGAAAGTAAATCTTCAGTTATGGGTTAAAGTCAAGAAAGACTGGAGAGACAGCGATATGCTGCTTAAGAACTATGGATATGATAAGAAAGAAGTATAA
- a CDS encoding insulinase family protein, with the protein MNNKYTIIKQESIEELNGTGYILKHDKTGARVVVISNEDDNKVFQIGFRTPPQDDTGVPHILEHSVLCGSREFPMKDPFVELVKGSLNTFLNAMTYPDKTVYPVASQNDKDFFNLVHVYLDAVFYPNIYKKPEILKQEGWHYDLLSEDAPLTYNGVVFNEMKGVFSSPDQQLARIIQKSLLEDTPYGFESGGDPKAIPDLTYEMFLDFHKTYYHPSNSYIYLYGDMDVDEYLTFIDEHYLKDFDEKQIDSSWEKQEPFTEVKRVEEYYPVGENDSEEEKTYLSYNAVIGDSLDAKLYLGFEILNRVLFDAPGAPVKKALMDAQIGKDIQSSYDNGIMQPVFSVIAQEARDDQEDEFVKILEENLAKIAKEGIPRRNLLAAFNYYEFKYREANFGRFPKGLMYGLQMYDSWLYDDEKPFIHIKTNEIFKQLREEIENGYFENLIKEYLIDNNHKTIVVMKPKKGLQKIKDQEEADKLKAYKDSLSEEEVKKLVEETKQLKASQEEASTKEELEKIPVIDIEDIRKDVKPLSNVESELGGVKVLWHQYFTNKIAYVKLAFDMSHVPMDLVPYASFLAEILTIVDTTHYSYQELGNEISIETGGISATMDVMPTDVHEFLPMFILKTKCFYSNIEKAFDLLKEVAFESKLDNKKRLKEIIGQIYTNLKITLTETGHKSAANRAMSYFSEYAAYREAIQGITMYETVKKWYEDFDEEYDNIVNGLKEAAKMIFEKQNMTISYTGKEEAPEFMKAEVESFIEGLYEDQKQGEKVKVTCTKSNEGFATAGGVQYVACAGNFKDAGLEYTGALKVLQMIFSYEYLWIQIRVKGGAYGCMCSFSDQGDSMFVTYRDPNLSESYKVYDEAADYVADFDADDRDMKKYIIGTIGSMDMPMEAVDMGARSFHAYFLGKTEADLQKVRDQVLSCTQEDIRALAPIVKAVVEAGNRCCIGNEEKIDQNKEYFDEVKHVL; encoded by the coding sequence ATGAATAATAAATATACGATCATCAAACAAGAATCTATCGAAGAATTAAATGGAACAGGATATATTTTAAAGCATGATAAGACGGGAGCCAGAGTGGTTGTGATCTCCAATGAAGATGATAACAAGGTATTCCAGATCGGATTCCGTACACCACCACAAGATGATACAGGAGTTCCTCATATCTTAGAGCATTCTGTACTTTGCGGATCAAGAGAGTTCCCAATGAAGGATCCATTTGTGGAACTGGTCAAAGGATCACTGAATACATTTTTAAATGCAATGACTTACCCAGATAAGACTGTTTATCCGGTTGCAAGCCAGAATGATAAAGATTTCTTTAATCTGGTGCATGTTTATCTGGATGCTGTATTTTATCCAAATATCTATAAGAAGCCAGAGATCTTAAAGCAGGAAGGATGGCATTATGACCTGTTAAGCGAAGATGCTCCTCTGACATATAACGGAGTTGTGTTTAACGAGATGAAAGGAGTCTTCTCATCTCCAGACCAGCAGCTTGCACGTATCATTCAGAAGTCTTTATTGGAAGACACACCATATGGGTTTGAATCAGGCGGAGATCCAAAGGCAATCCCAGATTTAACTTATGAGATGTTCCTTGATTTCCACAAGACTTATTATCATCCATCCAACAGCTATATTTATCTGTATGGGGATATGGATGTTGATGAATATCTGACATTTATCGATGAACATTATTTAAAAGATTTCGATGAGAAACAGATCGATTCATCATGGGAGAAACAAGAACCATTTACAGAAGTAAAACGAGTGGAAGAATATTATCCAGTCGGGGAGAATGACTCCGAAGAAGAAAAGACTTATTTATCCTACAATGCAGTGATCGGAGACAGCTTGGATGCAAAACTTTACTTAGGATTTGAAATCTTAAACAGAGTATTATTCGATGCACCTGGAGCACCAGTGAAGAAAGCTTTGATGGATGCACAGATTGGAAAAGATATTCAAAGTTCTTATGATAATGGGATCATGCAGCCAGTATTTTCTGTGATCGCACAGGAAGCAAGGGATGATCAGGAAGATGAATTTGTTAAGATCTTAGAAGAGAACTTAGCCAAGATCGCAAAAGAAGGAATTCCAAGAAGAAATCTTTTAGCAGCATTTAATTACTATGAATTCAAATACAGAGAAGCAAATTTTGGACGTTTTCCAAAGGGATTGATGTATGGACTTCAGATGTACGACAGCTGGTTATATGACGATGAGAAACCATTTATCCATATCAAGACAAATGAGATCTTCAAACAGTTAAGAGAAGAGATCGAGAATGGCTATTTTGAGAATCTGATCAAAGAATATCTGATCGATAATAACCATAAAACGATCGTGGTGATGAAGCCAAAGAAAGGCTTACAGAAGATCAAAGATCAGGAAGAAGCGGATAAATTAAAGGCTTACAAAGATTCTTTATCCGAAGAAGAAGTAAAGAAATTAGTCGAAGAGACGAAACAGTTAAAAGCATCACAGGAAGAAGCATCTACAAAAGAAGAATTAGAGAAGATTCCAGTGATCGACATTGAAGATATCAGAAAAGATGTCAAACCATTATCCAATGTGGAATCTGAACTTGGTGGTGTGAAAGTATTATGGCATCAGTATTTTACAAACAAGATTGCTTACGTCAAGCTTGCATTTGATATGAGTCATGTGCCAATGGATCTCGTGCCATATGCATCATTTTTAGCAGAGATCTTAACGATCGTTGATACAACACACTATAGTTATCAGGAATTAGGAAACGAGATCAGCATTGAGACAGGTGGCATCAGCGCAACAATGGATGTTATGCCAACGGATGTGCATGAATTTCTTCCAATGTTTATCTTAAAGACAAAATGCTTCTATTCTAATATCGAAAAAGCATTTGATCTATTAAAAGAAGTGGCATTTGAAAGCAAATTAGATAACAAGAAACGACTAAAAGAGATCATCGGACAGATTTATACAAACCTTAAGATCACATTGACAGAGACAGGACACAAGAGTGCGGCAAACCGTGCAATGTCTTATTTCTCAGAATATGCAGCATACCGTGAAGCAATTCAGGGGATCACGATGTATGAGACTGTGAAGAAATGGTATGAAGATTTCGATGAAGAATATGACAATATTGTCAATGGTTTAAAAGAAGCTGCAAAAATGATCTTTGAAAAACAAAATATGACGATCAGTTATACAGGAAAAGAAGAAGCACCTGAGTTCATGAAAGCAGAAGTGGAAAGCTTTATCGAAGGATTATATGAAGACCAGAAACAAGGTGAGAAAGTCAAAGTTACATGCACAAAGAGCAATGAAGGATTTGCAACTGCAGGTGGTGTTCAGTATGTGGCATGCGCTGGAAACTTTAAGGATGCAGGACTTGAGTATACAGGAGCGTTAAAAGTGCTTCAGATGATCTTCTCCTATGAATATCTGTGGATTCAGATCCGTGTCAAAGGTGGTGCGTATGGATGCATGTGCAGTTTCTCAGATCAGGGAGATTCTATGTTTGTGACATACCGTGATCCAAACCTTTCTGAATCTTATAAAGTATACGACGAGGCAGCAGATTATGTGGCAGATTTTGATGCAGATGATCGTGATATGAAGAAATATATCATTGGAACGATCGGAAGCATGGATATGCCAATGGAAGCTGTTGATATGGGGGCAAGAAGTTTTCATGCATATTTCTTAGGCAAGACAGAAGCTGATCTTCAGAAGGTCAGAGATCAGGTATTATCCTGTACACAGGAAGATATCAGAGCGTTAGCACCGATCGTTAAAGCAGTGGTAGAAGCAGGGAACCGTTGCTGCATCGGAAATGAAGAGAAGATCGATCAGAATAAAGAATATTTTGATGAAGTAAAACATGTACTATAG
- a CDS encoding glycoside hydrolase family 25 protein, whose product MKMKRSEKLGMLTGLVVGVLLLLISVFMIFQTTCKVWGAEKPANATQQGIDVSSHQGKIDWEQVKNSALADYAIIRCGYGVNQTDKDDKYWDYNSSECERLGIPYGTYLYSGADTTAKAKSEAEHVVRLLQGKNLTYPIYYDMEADMLNQLSSTQIGNIAKTFLNTMESYGYKNVAVYSNKYLFETKLTASVFSDYPKWIAQHSNKCTYRGSYHMWQYSTQGVIPGISEKVDLNYKIGNWTYAGYSSAKKTVVVKPKATTIKSLKKSGKKAIKITYKKVSGVSGYQIYMSTKKKSGYKKIATLSSKKSSYTKGKLKKGKKYYFKVRTMKKVSGKYRYSSFSKVRSIKR is encoded by the coding sequence ATGAAAATGAAGAGAAGTGAAAAACTAGGAATGCTTACCGGATTGGTTGTTGGGGTACTCTTATTGCTGATCAGCGTGTTTATGATATTTCAGACAACATGCAAAGTCTGGGGTGCAGAGAAACCAGCCAATGCAACACAGCAGGGAATTGATGTAAGTTCGCATCAAGGCAAGATCGATTGGGAACAGGTAAAGAACAGTGCTTTGGCAGATTATGCGATCATCCGATGTGGATATGGTGTAAATCAAACAGATAAAGATGATAAGTATTGGGACTACAATTCCAGTGAATGTGAGAGACTGGGGATCCCTTATGGAACTTACCTGTATTCTGGAGCTGATACAACAGCGAAAGCAAAAAGCGAAGCAGAACATGTCGTTAGACTTTTACAGGGAAAGAATTTAACATATCCGATTTATTATGATATGGAAGCTGATATGTTAAATCAGTTAAGCAGCACACAGATCGGAAATATTGCAAAAACATTTTTGAATACGATGGAATCTTATGGATATAAAAATGTCGCAGTTTACAGTAACAAATATTTATTTGAAACGAAACTGACAGCATCTGTATTTTCTGATTACCCAAAATGGATCGCACAACATAGTAACAAATGTACATATCGGGGAAGTTATCATATGTGGCAGTATTCAACACAAGGTGTGATTCCTGGAATTTCAGAAAAAGTTGATTTAAATTATAAGATCGGAAACTGGACTTATGCAGGATACAGTTCAGCAAAGAAAACAGTTGTTGTTAAACCCAAGGCGACAACGATCAAGAGCTTAAAGAAGAGTGGAAAGAAAGCGATCAAGATCACATATAAGAAGGTTTCAGGAGTCAGTGGATACCAGATCTATATGTCCACAAAGAAGAAATCAGGATATAAAAAGATCGCAACACTTTCCTCTAAGAAATCATCTTATACCAAAGGAAAACTAAAAAAAGGAAAGAAATATTATTTTAAGGTCCGCACAATGAAAAAAGTATCCGGCAAGTACAGATACAGCAGTTTTTCCAAAGTAAGATCGATCAAACGATAA
- the sigE gene encoding RNA polymerase sporulation sigma factor SigE, producing MIVLKLSLVSGRRTFFGRGSEIHYIGGTEILPAPLDTAEEQKMIHMLGTVNEETARSMLIERNLRLVVYIAKKFDNTGIGVEDLISIGTIGLIKAINTFNPAKKIKLATYASRCIENEILMYLRRNNKTKMEVSIDEPLNVDWDGNELLLSDILGTDEDIIYKDLEHEVDKKLLTRAMTILTDREKMIIELRFGINQKEGKEKTQKEVADMLGISQSYISRLEKKIIKRLKREMIKMGCV from the coding sequence ATGATTGTGTTAAAGTTGAGCTTGGTAAGTGGAAGAAGGACATTTTTTGGAAGAGGAAGTGAGATTCATTATATTGGGGGAACGGAGATACTTCCGGCACCGCTTGATACAGCGGAGGAGCAGAAAATGATCCATATGTTAGGAACTGTCAATGAAGAAACGGCAAGAAGCATGCTGATCGAGAGAAATCTACGATTGGTTGTATACATAGCAAAGAAATTTGACAACACGGGAATCGGTGTGGAAGATCTGATTTCGATTGGTACGATCGGTCTGATCAAAGCAATCAATACATTTAACCCAGCAAAGAAGATCAAACTTGCGACTTATGCATCCAGATGTATCGAAAATGAAATTTTGATGTATTTAAGAAGAAACAACAAGACAAAAATGGAAGTTTCCATCGATGAGCCATTAAATGTAGACTGGGATGGAAATGAATTATTATTATCCGATATCCTTGGAACCGATGAAGATATCATTTACAAGGACTTAGAACATGAAGTAGATAAGAAACTTCTGACAAGAGCCATGACGATCCTTACGGACCGCGAGAAAATGATCATTGAATTAAGGTTTGGGATCAATCAAAAAGAAGGAAAAGAAAAAACACAGAAAGAAGTCGCTGATATGCTTGGAATTTCACAATCTTACATATCAAGACTGGAGAAAAAGATCATCAAACGCCTGAAAAGAGAGATGATCAAGATGGGATGTGTATAA
- a CDS encoding sigma-E processing peptidase SpoIIGA: MTKYFLEIFYNCIMYFIEMFLEQWIMVAFQLKLLEWIIHKKMKFYKIFAASIFGSFSGCLILQLFDEDHGLKLGLMIISIVMTVKISCAFPMKKAWKYSVYLLVLSLFTGGIFTMIKSQIILPWLILATASCMLVRYLYVSAVKDMNHDKESFYQVEFTILHKKLEVCAFLDTGNFLYEPVSQMPVCILEEETFLKYFHEPLFKMIEKQEAEGIRMIPYQSVGREHGMMPAVMANDMKITKEDRIIEHKKAVIAISKVSLSKWGAYEMLLHPDLIKNGR, from the coding sequence ATGACAAAATATTTTTTAGAGATTTTCTATAATTGCATTATGTATTTCATCGAAATGTTTTTGGAACAATGGATCATGGTCGCGTTCCAGCTAAAATTACTGGAATGGATCATACATAAAAAGATGAAATTTTATAAAATATTTGCCGCATCCATCTTTGGAAGTTTTTCGGGATGTCTTATACTTCAGCTTTTTGACGAAGATCATGGACTGAAATTGGGATTGATGATCATTTCCATTGTTATGACGGTAAAGATATCTTGTGCATTTCCAATGAAAAAAGCATGGAAATACAGCGTGTATCTTCTGGTGTTGAGTTTATTTACTGGTGGAATCTTTACAATGATAAAAAGCCAGATCATTCTGCCGTGGCTGATCCTTGCGACAGCCAGCTGCATGCTTGTAAGGTATTTGTATGTATCAGCCGTAAAAGATATGAATCACGACAAAGAATCTTTTTATCAAGTGGAATTTACGATCCTGCATAAGAAATTAGAGGTTTGTGCATTCTTGGATACAGGAAATTTCTTATATGAACCAGTCAGTCAAATGCCAGTATGTATTCTAGAAGAAGAAACATTTTTGAAGTATTTTCATGAGCCGTTGTTCAAGATGATAGAAAAACAGGAAGCAGAGGGCATCCGCATGATCCCATATCAAAGTGTTGGAAGGGAACATGGGATGATGCCGGCAGTGATGGCAAATGATATGAAAATCACGAAAGAGGACCGGATAATAGAACACAAAAAGGCAGTGATCGCCATATCCAAAGTATCCCTTTCCAAATGGGGAGCTTACGAAATGTTACTACATCCGGATCTGATCAAAAATGGGAGGTAA
- a CDS encoding DNA-deoxyinosine glycosylase, which yields MTHVIHEIPPVYDDRSKILILGSFPSVKSREGQFFYHHKQNRFWKVLAAVFEDTLPETIEEKKEFLLRHNIAIWDVIASCDIEGSSDSSIKNAVPNDFSFILKTAPIRQIYTNGRTAYKLYHKYCEKVTGFEAVKLPSTSPANASYSLERLISQWNQISNT from the coding sequence ATGACTCATGTGATTCATGAAATCCCTCCCGTATATGATGACCGATCAAAGATCCTGATCCTTGGTTCTTTTCCTTCTGTAAAGTCCAGAGAGGGACAGTTTTTTTATCATCATAAGCAAAACCGTTTCTGGAAGGTTCTTGCTGCAGTCTTTGAGGATACTCTGCCTGAAACGATCGAGGAGAAAAAAGAGTTTTTATTAAGACACAATATTGCCATCTGGGATGTGATCGCTTCCTGCGATATTGAAGGTTCCAGCGACAGCAGTATTAAAAATGCAGTGCCAAATGATTTTTCATTCATTTTAAAAACAGCCCCAATTCGCCAGATTTATACCAACGGTAGGACTGCTTATAAACTTTATCATAAATATTGTGAAAAAGTGACTGGATTTGAAGCTGTGAAACTGCCTTCCACAAGCCCTGCGAATGCTTCTTATTCGTTAGAACGGCTGATCAGTCAGTGGAATCAGATTTCAAATACCTGA
- a CDS encoding MBL fold metallo-hydrolase: MKVTFIEHSGFMVEMEQNVLLFDYYQGEIPSFDGSKTLYVFASHSHADHYDPAIWKLKEQYKDIHYILSDDIKDNEGAVVMKAHEKKEVAGIEIETLRSNDMGVAFLVKVEGKTIYHAGDLNWWHWNGEPEEDNEYYKKTFQDEMKYLEGKKIDLAFMLLDPRQEDKYCWGMNYFLEHTDSKVVFPMHCFEHYKINHHYLNCEDGRRWKNIVRDITGAGQVFEI; encoded by the coding sequence ATGAAAGTAACATTTATTGAACATAGTGGTTTTATGGTTGAGATGGAACAAAATGTTCTGCTGTTTGATTACTATCAGGGAGAAATCCCGTCATTTGACGGCAGTAAGACTCTCTATGTCTTTGCATCACACAGCCATGCCGATCATTATGATCCAGCAATCTGGAAACTAAAAGAACAGTATAAAGATATTCATTATATTCTTTCTGATGATATCAAAGATAACGAAGGTGCAGTCGTTATGAAAGCACATGAAAAAAAGGAAGTTGCCGGAATTGAAATAGAAACTTTAAGATCCAATGACATGGGAGTAGCATTTCTTGTAAAAGTGGAAGGAAAGACAATCTACCATGCAGGGGATCTTAACTGGTGGCATTGGAATGGAGAACCAGAGGAAGATAATGAATATTACAAGAAGACCTTCCAGGATGAGATGAAATATCTGGAAGGAAAGAAGATCGATCTTGCATTTATGCTCCTTGATCCAAGACAGGAAGATAAGTACTGCTGGGGAATGAATTATTTCTTAGAACATACGGACAGTAAAGTTGTATTCCCAATGCATTGCTTTGAGCATTACAAGATCAACCATCATTATTTAAACTGTGAAGATGGGCGCAGATGGAAGAATATCGTCAGAGATATTACAGGTGCAGGTCAGGTATTTGAAATCTGA